A stretch of Roseovarius sp. M141 DNA encodes these proteins:
- a CDS encoding GlxA family transcriptional regulator, whose amino-acid sequence MQLDPGGEAAPNAQGHVIFVIVPRFNLTTLITMIEAMRIANYLLPARAYSWEVASFDGPRITASNGMAVTTNADTGSIATGDLICVLGSWGAEHYDNRALIGWLRKRARLGARICAVELGCYIVARAGLLQGRTATTHWSWLSGFEERFPDTDVVEQLYTMDQRVLTCAGGLAGVDLMLRLIEESHGAGLAGEVADQMMHHPIRADSAPQRHLAGRSTDAMAPVVRRTIELIERSMTEPPSVPDIARTLGLSQRQLERKFKTHIGCSVVQFGLLLRLQHARVLLISTPLSVRDVATASGFNTLSHFAFAFRKCFGRRPSDYREGWPRDQATPTWPGTLSEFLSDLQKKNRQKGS is encoded by the coding sequence ATGCAGCTGGATCCAGGGGGCGAGGCGGCGCCGAACGCGCAGGGCCATGTCATTTTCGTCATCGTGCCCAGGTTCAACCTGACCACGCTGATCACCATGATCGAAGCCATGCGCATCGCCAATTACCTGCTGCCTGCGCGCGCCTATTCCTGGGAGGTCGCGTCGTTTGACGGCCCCCGTATCACCGCCAGCAACGGCATGGCGGTCACGACCAACGCGGATACAGGCAGCATTGCGACCGGTGATCTGATCTGCGTTCTCGGCAGTTGGGGGGCCGAGCATTACGACAACCGCGCGCTGATTGGCTGGCTGCGCAAGCGCGCGCGGCTGGGCGCGCGCATCTGCGCGGTCGAACTGGGGTGCTATATCGTCGCGCGCGCGGGGCTGTTGCAGGGGCGAACCGCCACAACGCATTGGTCGTGGCTGTCGGGTTTTGAGGAACGCTTTCCAGATACCGACGTGGTCGAGCAACTGTACACCATGGATCAACGCGTGCTGACCTGCGCGGGCGGTCTGGCGGGCGTCGATCTGATGCTGCGCCTGATCGAGGAATCGCACGGCGCCGGTCTGGCAGGCGAGGTGGCCGATCAGATGATGCATCATCCGATCCGCGCCGATAGCGCACCGCAACGCCATCTGGCGGGTCGCAGCACCGATGCCATGGCGCCCGTCGTGCGCCGCACCATCGAGCTGATCGAGCGCAGCATGACCGAACCGCCCAGCGTGCCGGACATCGCCCGGACGCTGGGCCTGTCGCAGCGCCAGCTGGAGCGCAAGTTCAAGACGCATATCGGCTGCTCGGTCGTGCAGTTCGGCCTGTTGCTGCGATTGCAGCACGCACGCGTGCTGCTGATCTCGACCCCGCTCAGCGTGCGCGACGTGGCGACCGCGTCAGGCTTCAACACCCTGTCGCATTTCGCCTTTGCGTTCCGCAAATGCTTTGGCCGCCGACCCTCGGACTATCGCGAGGGCTGGCCCAGGGATCAGGCAACCCCGACATGGCCCGGCACCCTGTCGGAATTCCTGTCAGACCTGCAAAAGAAGAACCGGCAGAAAGGCAGTTGA
- a CDS encoding DUF6538 domain-containing protein, which translates to MALSNCVDSVERRGNVYYLRWRVPVKFREVETKAEINQSLKTRDPVGARGRAVLKKKAFQKVWQAKLLNQNWGPSPEAFSASIALLEDLHLPYVPFEGLVSGPLEELVSRIEKITQIPADSPVVSAALGVCDVPHIRILEMPKILETRWDHKIRSKNADQKRQWRNRYKHAARIFLEVISNKHVHEITEDDSRRYHKHWQDRVNSGSISDDQGETGAISAADDR; encoded by the coding sequence ATGGCTTTATCAAACTGCGTGGACAGCGTCGAGCGTCGTGGCAACGTCTATTATCTGCGCTGGCGTGTCCCGGTCAAGTTTCGTGAAGTCGAGACCAAAGCCGAGATCAACCAATCGCTGAAGACACGAGATCCGGTCGGGGCACGGGGCCGCGCCGTTCTCAAGAAGAAGGCGTTTCAGAAGGTCTGGCAAGCGAAACTGCTGAACCAGAATTGGGGGCCATCCCCTGAGGCCTTCTCTGCGTCGATCGCATTGCTAGAGGATTTGCATCTGCCATACGTACCCTTCGAGGGGCTGGTGTCAGGACCGCTTGAAGAGCTTGTCTCCCGCATCGAGAAGATCACGCAGATTCCGGCGGACTCCCCAGTAGTGTCTGCGGCGTTGGGTGTGTGCGACGTACCCCACATCCGGATACTTGAAATGCCGAAGATCCTGGAGACGCGGTGGGATCACAAGATTCGTAGCAAGAACGCCGACCAGAAGCGGCAATGGCGAAATCGTTACAAGCACGCCGCCCGGATTTTTTTGGAGGTCATCTCGAACAAGCATGTTCATGAGATTACCGAAGACGACTCGCGGCGTTATCACAAGCATTGGCAAGACCGCGTGAATTCCGGCAGTATCTCTGATGACCAGGGGGAAACGGGTGCGATATCTGCGGCAGATGATCGATGA